Proteins co-encoded in one Candidatus Limnocylindrales bacterium genomic window:
- a CDS encoding porin → MFPQNRFISRRRGAAATAVAASVLIAGMLAPPAASAGSATASEADEVRELRERVEQLEKLLQQVQKDTRTLEVAEEVRTKAKPNAGYKDGFFLNSDDGRYKLKVGGYGHLDSRWALDHHSRDITDGFSIRRARLDIRGTLAERFEFRLMPDFAGSTLVLQDAYVDGKLALPVILRVGKMKTPFGIERLQSATALQFMERALTDNLVPNRDLGVQFHGDVAQGVLSYQAGVFNGVVDGGSTDVNVNDAVDFVGRVFSQPFRNTAWTFGQGVGLGIAGSWGEHQGSATNPQLPQFRTSSRSAFFRYRSDDTATAGVDETTFADGAHWRLSPQACYYYGAFSALGEYVLSSQKLKNASAAATTQNEAWQARVGYVLTGEDASYKGVVPENPFNFGNGGWGAWELAVRAAALDVDDDTFRRGFASHSQAATEAQSYTLALNWYVNRNIAVYFNYEHSEFKAGRSATAPRVAPQNRNDEDVFLTRVQFVF, encoded by the coding sequence ATGTTCCCGCAGAATCGTTTCATTTCCCGCCGCCGCGGCGCGGCCGCCACCGCTGTCGCCGCAAGCGTGCTGATAGCAGGCATGCTTGCGCCGCCGGCCGCGTCCGCCGGCTCTGCCACGGCCAGCGAGGCCGACGAAGTTCGCGAGCTTCGCGAGCGCGTCGAGCAGCTCGAGAAGTTGCTCCAACAGGTCCAGAAGGACACGCGCACGCTCGAAGTCGCCGAAGAGGTTCGCACCAAGGCCAAGCCCAATGCGGGCTACAAGGACGGCTTCTTCCTCAACTCGGACGACGGCAGGTACAAGCTCAAAGTCGGCGGCTACGGCCATCTCGACAGCCGCTGGGCGCTCGATCACCACAGCCGCGACATCACCGACGGCTTCAGCATCCGCCGTGCGCGGCTCGACATCCGGGGAACGCTGGCCGAGCGCTTCGAGTTCCGGCTGATGCCGGACTTCGCCGGCAGCACGCTGGTGCTGCAGGACGCGTACGTGGACGGGAAGCTCGCGCTTCCGGTGATCCTGCGCGTGGGCAAGATGAAGACGCCGTTCGGCATCGAGCGTCTGCAATCGGCCACCGCTCTGCAGTTCATGGAGCGCGCGCTGACCGACAATCTGGTGCCCAATCGCGATCTCGGCGTCCAGTTCCATGGCGACGTTGCTCAGGGCGTGTTGAGCTACCAGGCCGGCGTCTTCAACGGCGTCGTCGACGGCGGCAGCACCGACGTCAACGTCAACGATGCCGTCGACTTCGTCGGGCGCGTGTTCTCCCAGCCCTTTCGCAACACCGCGTGGACGTTCGGGCAGGGCGTGGGCCTGGGCATTGCGGGAAGCTGGGGCGAGCATCAGGGCAGCGCCACCAATCCGCAGCTGCCGCAGTTCCGTACTTCCAGCCGCTCGGCGTTCTTCCGCTATCGCAGCGACGACACCGCCACGGCCGGCGTGGACGAGACGACGTTCGCCGACGGGGCGCACTGGCGCCTCTCGCCGCAGGCCTGCTACTACTACGGGGCGTTCAGCGCGCTCGGCGAGTACGTCTTGTCGTCGCAGAAGCTGAAGAACGCGTCGGCTGCCGCAACGACGCAGAACGAAGCCTGGCAGGCGCGCGTCGGCTACGTGCTGACGGGCGAGGACGCTTCCTACAAGGGCGTAGTGCCGGAGAATCCGTTCAACTTCGGCAACGGCGGCTGGGGCGCATGGGAGCTCGCGGTCCGCGCGGCGGCGCTCGACGTCGACGACGACACGTTCCGTCGCGGCTTTGCGAGCCACAGCCAGGCGGCGACGGAGGCGCAGTCGTACACGCTGGCGCTCAACTGGTACGTCAACAGGAACATCGCCGTCTACTTCAACTACGAACATTCCGAGTTCAAGGCGGGCCGCAGCGCCACCGCACCGCGTGTGGCGCCCCAAAACCGCAACGACGAAGACGTGTTCCTGACCAGGGTGCAGTTCGTGTTCTGA
- a CDS encoding amidohydrolase family protein, protein MARSSSLFPWLIAVALSVPLSLATALAEPVFVGVLPKKLSITDQGGGAGKLKLMLADGAIDKGDAPEPATIASATYVAYDGASTSFEVPAGAFNNVFGWISNDATSARFLNRDAPDGPTRVRSLQVRTGSLIKLAASATGEVGQSLDVAGEGAPTAGVSVAVCIANGGEEICHCATAQTCKWKETGSGAKLSCKGGVADPACAAIPAAGSDVACADLPEPPSGPCEVTAGDDSTLLLGDVLAPLVVYRGGQVLVDATGLIACVGCDCADQAPGATRVSCPGAAISPALVNPHEHLGFAHNSPAADTGERYEHRHDWRLGLNGHTQISTPGGASINQIRWGELRHLLGGATSIVGGSNGAAGLLRNLDSLTNQGGLEQDSVEYDTFPLGDNSGPQVASGCDGYPSIVDDASIASEDAYAAHVAEGIDAFAANEFSCLSTDEGSAEDVLEPQSAFIHALAVDADSAALMAAQGTALIWSPRSNIRLYGNTAQPQVMKRLGVQVALGTDWTPSGSMNMLRELRCAADYNDVYLDSYFSSRDLWEMATISAAAAAGVNDVVGSLRIGREADISIFSSDAGDGYDAVVDAEPKDVLLVLRSGTALYGDSSVVNALASGCDALDVCGQEKRVCMMSETGMTLAQLSAAVGAIYPAFACGVPPDEPTCTPSRSVSVNGSSVYDGSTVLGDVDGDGISDGSDNCVQVFNPVMPVDDGVQRDADGDGEGDACDLCPLSAGC, encoded by the coding sequence ATGGCACGTTCGAGTTCGCTGTTCCCGTGGCTGATCGCGGTGGCGCTTTCGGTTCCACTGTCGCTGGCGACGGCTCTGGCAGAGCCGGTCTTCGTTGGCGTGCTTCCCAAGAAACTCTCCATCACCGACCAGGGCGGCGGCGCCGGCAAGCTCAAGCTCATGCTGGCGGACGGGGCAATCGACAAGGGCGATGCGCCCGAGCCGGCCACCATCGCCTCCGCGACCTACGTCGCCTACGACGGTGCTTCGACCAGCTTCGAGGTGCCCGCGGGCGCGTTCAACAATGTCTTCGGCTGGATCTCCAACGATGCGACCTCCGCGCGCTTTCTCAACCGCGACGCGCCCGACGGGCCGACGCGCGTCCGTTCGCTGCAGGTACGCACCGGCTCGCTGATCAAGCTTGCCGCGTCGGCGACCGGTGAGGTCGGGCAGTCGCTCGATGTAGCGGGGGAAGGCGCGCCCACCGCCGGTGTCTCCGTGGCCGTCTGCATCGCCAACGGCGGCGAGGAGATCTGCCACTGCGCCACCGCCCAGACCTGCAAGTGGAAGGAAACCGGCAGCGGGGCGAAGCTCAGCTGCAAGGGCGGAGTTGCCGACCCGGCATGCGCGGCCATTCCCGCTGCGGGCTCCGATGTCGCCTGTGCCGATCTGCCCGAACCGCCCTCGGGACCATGCGAGGTCACAGCAGGCGACGACAGCACACTGCTGCTGGGCGACGTGCTGGCGCCGCTGGTGGTCTATCGCGGAGGCCAGGTGCTCGTCGATGCGACCGGGCTCATCGCCTGCGTCGGCTGCGACTGTGCGGACCAGGCGCCCGGTGCAACGCGCGTCAGCTGTCCGGGAGCTGCAATCTCGCCCGCTCTCGTCAATCCGCACGAGCATCTCGGCTTCGCGCACAATTCTCCGGCGGCCGACACCGGCGAGCGCTACGAGCACCGTCACGACTGGCGGCTCGGTCTGAACGGACACACGCAGATCAGCACGCCCGGTGGCGCCAGCATCAATCAGATTCGCTGGGGCGAGCTGCGCCATCTGCTCGGCGGCGCCACGTCGATCGTCGGCGGCAGCAATGGCGCTGCCGGTCTGCTGCGCAATCTCGACTCGCTGACCAACCAAGGCGGCCTCGAGCAGGACAGCGTCGAATACGACACGTTTCCGCTCGGCGACAACAGTGGCCCGCAGGTTGCCAGCGGCTGCGACGGCTATCCCTCCATCGTCGACGACGCATCGATCGCATCCGAGGACGCCTACGCGGCGCACGTCGCCGAGGGCATCGATGCGTTCGCCGCCAACGAGTTCTCCTGTCTGTCCACCGACGAGGGCTCGGCCGAGGACGTGCTGGAGCCGCAAAGCGCGTTCATCCACGCGCTTGCCGTGGATGCCGACTCGGCAGCGCTCATGGCCGCGCAGGGCACGGCGCTGATCTGGTCGCCGCGCTCCAACATCCGCCTGTACGGCAACACCGCGCAGCCGCAGGTCATGAAGCGCCTGGGCGTGCAGGTTGCCCTCGGCACCGACTGGACCCCCAGCGGTTCGATGAACATGCTGCGCGAGCTGCGCTGCGCCGCCGACTACAACGACGTTTATCTCGACTCGTACTTCTCCAGCCGCGATCTCTGGGAAATGGCGACGATCTCGGCCGCCGCAGCAGCCGGTGTGAACGACGTGGTGGGGTCGCTTCGCATCGGCAGGGAGGCCGACATCTCCATCTTCTCGTCGGATGCAGGCGATGGCTACGACGCGGTCGTCGATGCCGAGCCCAAGGATGTCCTGCTCGTGCTGCGTTCGGGCACGGCACTCTATGGCGACAGCTCCGTTGTCAACGCGCTGGCTTCTGGCTGCGATGCGCTGGACGTGTGCGGGCAGGAAAAGCGCGTGTGCATGATGTCGGAAACGGGCATGACTCTGGCGCAGCTGAGCGCCGCCGTCGGAGCCATCTATCCGGCCTTCGCGTGCGGCGTGCCGCCGGACGAGCCCACCTGCACGCCCTCACGTTCGGTCAGCGTCAACGGCTCGAGCGTCTACGACGGCTCCACCGTCCTCGGCGACGTCGACGGCGACGGCATCTCCGACGGAAGCGACAACTGCGTGCAGGTTTTCAACCCCGTGATGCCGGTCGACGATGGAGTGCAGCGGGACGCCGACGGCGACGGAGAGGGCGACGCCTGCGACCTGTGCCCGCTGTCAGCCGGCTGCTGA
- a CDS encoding porin, protein MTKNVRRTDVARAAIAASLLVTLLAPAATHAEDASQAEEIRALRQRVEQLEKALLELQRDRERPATDATTSSDAAAGGAADEGAGEASAASQKKSATHKTAAAEDKPNVTAGYKDGFFLGTGDGGYKLQIGGYGQVDSRWALDHHGRDINDGFFIRRARIDVRGTLAEHWDFRIRPDFAGSSLTLLETYVDTKFSPAAVLRIGKTTTPFGLERLQSGSHLPIMERSLADNLVPNRDIGAHFFGDVADEVFSYQAGVFNGAPDGGSAEANFNDGVDVVARVFAHPWKATPVEALHGFGLGLAGTYGEHQGTTSSPQLPQFRTSSRSAFFRYRSDDATFADGTHWRVSPQAYYYFGPFGAMGEYVHSSQELRRGAVHGTTANDAWQARVSYVLTGEDASYKAVVPAQPFDFGRGGWGAWEIAARISSLDVDDDAFRLGFADPEAAATQADAYTLALNWYLNKNVAFYLDYEHSEFKGGRGAIAPRVAPANRRDEDVFLTRMQFVF, encoded by the coding sequence ATGACGAAGAACGTACGCCGCACCGACGTTGCCCGCGCCGCCATTGCAGCCTCGCTCCTCGTGACGCTGCTGGCGCCCGCCGCCACGCATGCCGAAGATGCTTCGCAGGCCGAAGAGATACGCGCCCTCCGGCAGCGGGTGGAGCAGCTCGAGAAGGCGCTGCTGGAGCTGCAAAGGGACCGTGAACGTCCCGCGACCGATGCGACCACGTCTTCCGATGCGGCAGCCGGAGGCGCGGCGGACGAAGGCGCGGGCGAGGCCTCGGCTGCTAGCCAGAAGAAATCCGCGACGCACAAGACGGCGGCCGCCGAGGACAAACCCAACGTCACCGCCGGCTACAAGGACGGCTTCTTCCTGGGCACCGGCGACGGCGGGTACAAGCTGCAGATCGGCGGCTACGGTCAGGTCGACAGCCGCTGGGCCCTCGACCACCACGGCCGCGACATCAACGACGGCTTCTTCATCCGCCGCGCACGCATCGACGTCCGGGGCACGCTGGCCGAGCACTGGGACTTCCGCATCCGGCCTGACTTTGCCGGCAGCAGCCTGACGCTGCTGGAGACGTACGTCGATACGAAGTTCTCGCCGGCGGCGGTGCTGCGCATCGGCAAGACGACCACGCCCTTCGGCCTCGAGCGGCTGCAGTCGGGCTCGCACCTACCGATCATGGAGCGCTCGCTCGCCGACAACCTCGTGCCCAACCGCGACATCGGCGCGCACTTCTTCGGCGACGTCGCCGACGAGGTCTTCAGCTACCAGGCCGGCGTCTTCAACGGTGCGCCCGACGGCGGCAGCGCCGAAGCCAACTTCAACGACGGCGTCGACGTCGTCGCGCGCGTGTTCGCGCACCCTTGGAAGGCAACGCCGGTGGAAGCCCTGCACGGCTTCGGCCTCGGTCTGGCCGGCACCTACGGCGAGCACCAGGGCACGACGAGCAGTCCGCAGCTGCCGCAGTTTCGCACTTCCAGCCGTTCGGCCTTCTTCCGGTATCGCAGCGACGACGCCACCTTCGCCGACGGCACGCACTGGCGCGTCTCGCCGCAGGCTTATTATTATTTCGGCCCCTTCGGCGCGATGGGCGAGTACGTCCATTCGTCACAGGAGCTGCGTCGCGGCGCCGTTCACGGCACCACCGCCAACGATGCGTGGCAGGCGCGCGTCAGTTACGTGCTGACGGGAGAGGACGCATCCTACAAGGCCGTCGTTCCCGCCCAACCGTTCGACTTCGGCCGCGGCGGCTGGGGTGCGTGGGAAATCGCTGCGCGCATCTCCAGCCTCGACGTCGATGACGATGCGTTCCGCCTCGGCTTCGCCGACCCCGAGGCCGCTGCCACCCAAGCCGACGCCTACACGCTGGCGCTGAACTGGTACCTCAACAAGAACGTCGCGTTCTACCTCGACTACGAGCACAGCGAGTTCAAAGGCGGGCGCGGCGCAATTGCACCGCGCGTCGCCCCTGCCAACCGGCGCGATGAAGACGTCTTCCTGACGCGCATGCAGTTCGTGTTCTGA
- a CDS encoding nitrilase-related carbon-nitrogen hydrolase — protein MTRTARRPLTHPFTRAAGTAAASAIAALAVLTSPSPAAALDSGPRAFRLIAYDYKQRPEDTVSYAAYHANLETQILAAASEICCGPAPRLLFLPENTGLMAWFVGPRGEAAREAAASGQPDSSAAAIASLGPGYSTPIAYYQNKCPGITPARALILALTDTAWRALMEKLAAMAAQHGVWIVAGLNTADVTVTRDPLTVAALADPDEVDSGYAYEASCQAWNNAVVISPQAQLDPDGAADPANVLYGEQKKVYLVPIEREQAVGLTLSSESPANARAIDTGFARLGILTSKDAWMPDVVERLEIDGMDVFLQPEAGAWAGHGGGLPDWPPDAMARAIWSMVQWQAETQWGALSNLTGNLGDLYFDGTATITRDAVFDELATQYLLGRAPQPGIEARAPWVFPDPPPGVMLDDITARREFLDEQGARLAPGSGDALENGQAAGFVVADITLPDRGVRGAPVDGLGIASVAVSPTSAAQWSPSLAVNADGALQLAWTDLRDGHEQPYFARSNDAGATWTPAVRAGDAVFREFDQQDNQYDARIAAVADGSLQMVWSDFRNQSWDIYGARSSNGGATWPASSRVDGSPSSAEGFPAENIHRDPTVAAFADGSVIVCWADVRGMRTDAGIVCARSSDGATFGPDVFVDGTGDVESEQFAPAVAAAGDGRVLVAWQDHRDGIARIYTALSLDGGMTFEAAAPLAPSPTDQWQPAVAASLRGRFAVAWSQSDGDGGSRVHAATISRRGAVRTAVVDAAAPQGTRQARPSLAFAGSRLLAAWQDDRAGDPDVLIARLRSRGEARIVKRVDDDPNATAARLPVIQAYDRLAWSVAWEDDRSGTEQIRVASGDLADLR, from the coding sequence GTGACAAGAACGGCTCGACGTCCCCTCACCCATCCATTCACTCGCGCTGCAGGCACGGCTGCCGCCTCGGCCATCGCCGCGCTGGCGGTGCTGACCTCGCCGTCGCCGGCCGCGGCGCTGGACAGCGGGCCGCGCGCGTTTCGCCTGATCGCGTACGACTACAAGCAGCGCCCCGAAGACACCGTCAGCTACGCCGCCTACCACGCCAACCTCGAGACGCAGATCCTTGCCGCGGCCTCCGAAATTTGCTGCGGCCCCGCGCCGCGCCTTCTCTTCCTTCCCGAGAACACGGGGCTCATGGCCTGGTTCGTCGGCCCGCGCGGCGAGGCGGCGCGCGAGGCAGCCGCGTCCGGACAGCCCGACAGTTCGGCAGCGGCGATCGCCTCGCTCGGCCCCGGCTACTCGACGCCGATTGCCTACTACCAGAACAAGTGCCCGGGCATCACGCCCGCGCGCGCGCTGATCCTGGCGCTGACCGACACCGCCTGGCGCGCTCTGATGGAGAAGCTGGCGGCGATGGCGGCGCAGCACGGCGTGTGGATCGTCGCGGGCCTGAACACCGCCGACGTCACCGTCACGCGCGATCCGCTGACAGTTGCCGCGCTGGCAGATCCCGACGAGGTCGACAGCGGCTACGCCTACGAAGCGAGCTGCCAGGCATGGAACAACGCGGTCGTGATCTCGCCGCAGGCGCAGCTCGATCCCGACGGCGCGGCCGATCCCGCCAACGTCCTCTACGGCGAGCAGAAGAAGGTCTACCTCGTGCCGATCGAGCGCGAGCAGGCGGTGGGCCTGACGCTGAGCTCGGAGTCGCCGGCCAACGCCCGCGCGATCGACACCGGCTTTGCGCGGCTCGGGATCCTCACCAGCAAGGATGCGTGGATGCCCGACGTCGTCGAGCGCCTGGAGATCGACGGCATGGACGTCTTCCTTCAGCCCGAAGCGGGAGCGTGGGCCGGGCACGGTGGCGGTCTTCCGGACTGGCCGCCGGATGCGATGGCGCGCGCGATCTGGTCGATGGTGCAGTGGCAGGCCGAGACGCAGTGGGGCGCGCTGTCGAACCTTACCGGCAACCTCGGGGACCTCTACTTCGACGGCACCGCCACCATCACGCGCGACGCCGTCTTCGATGAGCTCGCCACGCAGTATCTGCTCGGCCGCGCGCCGCAGCCCGGGATCGAGGCGCGCGCGCCGTGGGTGTTCCCGGATCCGCCGCCGGGCGTGATGCTCGACGACATCACAGCGCGGCGCGAGTTTCTCGACGAGCAGGGCGCGCGTCTTGCGCCGGGCTCGGGCGATGCGCTCGAGAACGGACAGGCCGCAGGCTTCGTCGTGGCCGACATCACGCTGCCCGATCGCGGCGTTCGCGGCGCGCCCGTAGACGGCCTCGGCATTGCATCGGTTGCGGTGTCGCCGACGAGCGCGGCGCAGTGGTCGCCGTCGCTGGCCGTCAACGCCGACGGCGCGTTGCAGCTTGCGTGGACGGACCTGCGCGACGGGCACGAGCAGCCCTACTTCGCGCGCTCCAACGACGCCGGCGCGACGTGGACGCCAGCCGTGCGCGCCGGCGACGCCGTTTTCCGCGAGTTCGATCAGCAGGACAATCAGTACGACGCGCGCATCGCGGCGGTCGCCGACGGCTCGCTGCAGATGGTGTGGTCCGATTTCCGCAACCAGTCCTGGGACATCTACGGCGCGCGCAGCAGCAACGGCGGCGCGACCTGGCCGGCCAGCAGCCGCGTCGACGGCTCGCCGAGCAGCGCCGAAGGCTTCCCGGCCGAGAACATCCACCGTGACCCCACCGTCGCCGCATTCGCCGACGGATCGGTGATCGTGTGCTGGGCCGACGTTCGCGGCATGCGCACCGATGCCGGAATCGTGTGCGCGCGCTCCAGCGACGGCGCGACCTTCGGTCCCGACGTCTTCGTCGACGGCACCGGCGACGTCGAAAGCGAGCAGTTCGCACCGGCGGTCGCCGCCGCCGGCGACGGCCGCGTGCTCGTGGCCTGGCAGGATCACCGCGACGGCATCGCGCGGATCTACACCGCGCTGTCACTCGACGGCGGCATGACCTTCGAGGCGGCGGCGCCGCTGGCACCGTCGCCGACGGACCAGTGGCAGCCGGCGGTCGCCGCCAGCTTGCGCGGCCGGTTTGCCGTGGCCTGGAGCCAGAGCGACGGCGACGGCGGCTCGCGCGTGCATGCAGCCACCATCAGCCGGCGAGGAGCCGTGCGCACCGCGGTGGTCGATGCCGCGGCGCCGCAAGGCACGCGTCAGGCGCGGCCCTCGCTCGCCTTTGCCGGCTCCCGCCTGCTGGCCGCATGGCAGGACGACCGCGCAGGCGATCCGGACGTTCTGATCGCGCGACTGCGGTCGCGTGGCGAGGCGAGGATCGTGAAGCGCGTCGATGACGATCCGAACGCGACTGCAGCCAGATTGCCGGTCATTCAGGCGTACGATCGCCTTGCATGGAGCGTCGCCTGGGAAGATGACCGATCCGGCACGGAGCAGATCCGCGTCGCCAGCGGCGACCTTGCCGATCTACGATGA
- a CDS encoding ATP-binding protein has product MHAALRGSDQSYRTAARAAALANLVLGSVVLVGWLLGIERLSDLTFDGIRMKANAALALGLSGLSLLLLLPARVSSLRRGVGSVAAAVVLTIGALTLSEHVVGWDLGIDQLIAAEPAGQAATVSPGRMGPPASMSFTLLGTALLLLHSSWSGAALTRAALAFTVTVIALLSVVGNLHGAAQLYAVAHYTGISRQTALALFVQAVGVLCARPDEGPVRTFTSPLPGGVFLRRLVVPALVAPAMLGWLCVQAMQHGLFDAPFGFAVLAVALTVLLVATAARNGRALNDVSLQRLQAEQERELLLEGERHARVEMERSARLKDEFLATLSHELRTPLSAILGWSFLLGQKPGDHDTLAKGIEVIERNARHQSQLIEDLLDMSRIVSGKMHLHMQAVELPAVVEAAIQVVRPLAERKNVQIECDLARQEQSLIGDPTRLQQVVWNLLVNAVKFTPEGGTVRVRLDCSDTRATLTVADTGQGIAEDFLPHVFDRFRQANSSITREHGGLGIGLSIVKQLVEMHDGRVAVQSDGAGKGACFTVQLPLAQQAVAYDGMVVRAPAADPAAKTARIAFPKLAGISTLVLDDEADTLDVVRRLLTDCGADVTCARDADEALRHLRSRRFDVFVSDIGLPEKNGYELMRELRADGQIIPAVALSAYARPEDRQRALECGFQCHVPKPVEPAALLSTISSLL; this is encoded by the coding sequence GTGCACGCCGCGCTTCGCGGAAGCGACCAGTCGTACCGAACGGCCGCGCGCGCGGCGGCGCTCGCCAACCTCGTCCTCGGCTCGGTCGTGCTGGTCGGCTGGCTTCTCGGAATCGAGCGTCTCTCCGACCTGACCTTCGACGGCATCCGCATGAAGGCCAACGCGGCGCTCGCGCTGGGTCTGTCGGGGCTGTCGTTGCTGCTTCTTCTGCCCGCGCGCGTCAGCTCGTTGCGCCGCGGCGTCGGCTCCGTCGCTGCGGCGGTCGTCCTTACCATCGGCGCGTTGACGCTGAGCGAGCACGTCGTTGGCTGGGACCTCGGCATCGATCAGCTCATCGCCGCCGAGCCGGCTGGGCAGGCCGCCACCGTCAGCCCCGGCCGCATGGGCCCGCCGGCGTCGATGAGCTTTACGCTGCTTGGCACGGCATTGCTGCTGCTGCATTCGAGCTGGAGCGGCGCTGCCCTCACCCGCGCCGCGCTCGCTTTCACCGTCACCGTGATCGCGCTGCTCAGCGTGGTCGGCAACCTGCACGGCGCGGCCCAGCTCTACGCCGTTGCGCACTACACCGGCATCTCGCGCCAGACGGCGCTGGCGCTGTTCGTCCAGGCCGTCGGCGTGCTGTGCGCGCGGCCGGATGAAGGCCCGGTGCGAACGTTCACGTCGCCTCTTCCGGGCGGCGTGTTTCTGCGCCGGCTCGTCGTTCCGGCGCTCGTCGCGCCGGCAATGCTCGGCTGGCTGTGCGTCCAGGCGATGCAGCATGGCCTCTTCGATGCTCCCTTCGGCTTTGCCGTGCTGGCGGTCGCGCTGACGGTGCTTCTGGTGGCGACGGCGGCACGCAACGGGCGCGCTCTGAACGACGTCAGCCTTCAGCGCCTGCAGGCGGAGCAGGAGCGCGAGCTGCTGCTCGAGGGCGAGCGCCACGCGCGCGTGGAGATGGAGCGCTCCGCCAGACTCAAGGACGAATTTCTCGCCACGCTCTCGCACGAGCTTCGCACTCCGCTCAGCGCCATCCTGGGCTGGTCCTTTCTGCTCGGACAGAAGCCGGGTGACCACGACACGCTGGCTAAAGGCATCGAGGTCATCGAGCGCAATGCCCGTCACCAGTCGCAGCTCATCGAGGACCTCCTCGACATGAGCCGCATCGTCTCGGGCAAGATGCACCTGCACATGCAGGCGGTGGAGCTGCCGGCGGTGGTGGAGGCGGCCATTCAGGTGGTCCGCCCGCTGGCGGAAAGGAAGAACGTGCAGATCGAATGCGACCTGGCGCGCCAGGAGCAGTCGCTGATCGGCGATCCCACGCGGCTCCAGCAGGTGGTGTGGAACCTGCTGGTCAACGCGGTGAAGTTCACGCCCGAAGGCGGAACCGTCCGCGTGCGCCTCGACTGCAGCGACACGCGCGCCACGCTCACCGTCGCCGACACCGGGCAAGGGATTGCCGAGGACTTCCTCCCTCACGTGTTCGACCGCTTCCGTCAGGCCAACTCCTCGATCACCCGCGAGCACGGCGGCCTCGGCATCGGCCTCTCCATCGTCAAGCAGCTCGTCGAGATGCACGACGGGCGAGTGGCCGTGCAAAGCGACGGCGCCGGCAAGGGTGCGTGCTTCACCGTCCAGCTTCCGCTGGCCCAGCAGGCGGTCGCGTACGACGGAATGGTGGTGCGCGCTCCCGCAGCCGATCCCGCCGCCAAGACGGCGCGAATCGCGTTCCCGAAGCTGGCCGGCATCTCCACGCTCGTGCTCGATGACGAAGCCGATACGCTCGACGTCGTGCGCCGCCTCCTCACCGACTGCGGCGCCGACGTCACCTGCGCGCGTGACGCTGACGAGGCGCTTCGTCATCTGCGGTCGCGCCGCTTCGACGTCTTCGTCAGCGACATCGGACTGCCCGAAAAGAATGGCTACGAGCTGATGCGCGAGCTGCGCGCCGACGGCCAGATCATTCCGGCCGTTGCGCTGTCTGCGTACGCACGGCCCGAAGACCGGCAGCGAGCCCTGGAGTGCGGCTTTCAGTGCCACGTTCCCAAGCCGGTGGAGCCGGCCGCGCTTCTCTCGACGATCAGCTCGCTGCTGTAG